From the Sediminispirochaeta bajacaliforniensis DSM 16054 genome, the window AGTCTGTATACCAGGCGGAGGTTTTTCTTACGGAACCAGCCCATGAATCGGAGTGGGAGGGAGCTGTGGGTCAGGTGCATTCCCACGGCCTTACGATGGATGATTGACTATCTGCCTTCTTATGCATGGGCTTAAAGGTAAAGGAATCACCACGATTCCGGACAGTAGTTAATTCTTTAACAGAATTCTCATTTTATCTTCACTATTTCCTCATTGCCCCACTTCATTGTTACTACAACACAACATCATCCATAACGGAGGAAAATATGAAGAAAATTTCCATGCTGCTTGTCCTTTTTCTTGCAGCAAGCTTTGTTCTTTTTGCTGGAGGTAAACAAGAATCTGGTGCAGCGGCAAGTGCTTCGCAGTTCAGCGGGGACTATGCCTTCGGAGGCTCCACAACCGTCGATCCGATCATTCAGGCTGCTATCGAAGAATGGAAAGAGCTCTATCCCGATGTTCACATCAGTTATGAAGGTGTCGGTTCCAGTACCGGTATCAAGGGCATCATTGCCGGGACCTACAGCCTCGGAGCAGCCAGCCGTGAACCCAAGGATGGAGAAAAGGCCCAGGGAGTCGAAGCTACCCATATCGCCCTCGACGCCATTGCCGCCATTGTAAATCAGAGCAGTGTCTCCATCAGTAACATCTCCATGGCAAACCTTGCATCGATCTATGCAGGCGACATCACCAACTGGAAAGAGGTCGGTGGCCCAGATGCTCCGATCGTTGTTTTCAACCGTGATGAGGCATCCGGAACCTATGAGACCTTTGAAGGCCATGTCATGAAAAAGGCCGACAAGGAGTTTATGGCTTCTGCTTCTGTAACAACCGGAAACGGGGATATGGCTGCTAAGGTTGGTTCAACCCCCTATGCCATCGGTTACGTCGGTCTCGGGTTTACCCATGAAAAAGGTGTTAAGGCTTTGACACTTGAAGGAATCGAACCCGATGTAAAGAATGTCTACAATAAGAGCTATCCTGTATGGCGCTACCTTAACGTAGTACACATCGGTCCCCTTTCTCAGGCCGGTGAAGTAGAGCAGGCCTTTGTCGACTATCTTCTCAGCGAAGATGGCCAGGACATTGTCGAAGACCTCGATTTCATCCGCCTCCCATAGTTTTACAGCAAGGAATATTCTCAAGTCGGCCGTCCGCTTCTCTCGGACGGCCTTTTCTTTCAGAAACACTATTAACCGTTTTTTAACATTATCCTGACAAAACAGCCACATAAGCCGGGCATTCTTCACATAGCGAAACCGAAATGAGGTATTTCTAACGTGAAAGAAACAAGACGAAAACAGATAGAAAAGGTTATGGAAGCTATCCTTTTCATCTTCGCGTCGATCTCCGTGTTGAGTGTCATCTTCATTACGCTTTTTATTCTTGCCGAAGGACTTCCGCTTTTCAAAAGTGTGCGTCTTACCGACTTTCTCTTCAGCACAAATTGGAAACCCACGGCAAAGGAACCGAGCTTCGGCATATGGGCCTTTATCGTCGGATCGATCTGGGTCACCCTGGGAGCATTGATTATCGCTGTACCCATGGGGCTGGCAGTCGGGATCTTTATGGCGGAGATGGCAAAACCGCGGGCGGCAAAAATCATCAGGAGCGGTGTCGAACTTTTGGCAGGCATTCCCTCGGTCATCTACGGCCTATTCGGCTTCTTCTTTATCGCTCCGATTATTCGTAACCTTTCAAACAGTACCACCGGCCTCGGAATCCTGACGGCCTCGATCATTTTGGCCATCATGATTTTGCCTACCATTATCAACATTACCGAGGTCTCCATCAGGTCCGTTCCTTCCGAACTCAAAGAGGGAAGTCTGGCTTTGGGGGCGACCCACTGGCAGAGCATTGTAAGGACCATTATTCCGGCAGCACGAAGCGGTATCATTGCAGGGGTAGTACTTGGAATCGGACGGGCGGTAGGAGAAACCATGGCCGTTCTCATGGTCGCAGGGAACTCCCCCATCATGCCGACAGGTCCTTTGAGCCATGTCAGAACCCTTACCATGAATATCGTCACCGACCTTAAATATGCGGAAGTTGGAAGTTTGCATGAAACCAGTCTTTTCTCAACAGGTATTGTGCTCTTTCTTTTCATTCTCATTATCAATCTCGTTGTACAGCGAACGCTGAAACGGAAACTTGACAAGGAAGGAGCGGCATGAGCCCACTTAGCCAGACAAAAAAAGCGCATCTTCAGGAAGGCATTGCAAAGGGTATTATCTGGTTCTTTGTTGTCCTTACGATCGTCATCCTCGCATGGATTATCCTCTATGTTCTGTATCGAGGCTTTGTCTCCGTAAATCATCTCCACTATCAAGTGACCGATGCCACCGAAATGGTGGCCACCGACCCGGACCATCCAACAGCTCCGATTTCGATGATTATTCAGCGAAAGGTCAGACTCAAAGACGACCTTACCTCGGCCGAACTGTTTGAGATGTACACAAAACGGCGTCAACCGAATTGGGGAGACATAACAGGCCAAAATCTCGATGTCGAGCTCTTCGCCCTTGCCTCCGAATCGGAGGAGGGTGCTGCCGGAGCAGAGATAATTCTCGCAAATCGGGAAAACTACAGCAAACATGTTACGCTGGAAAAAGACGGCAAGGCGATGATACAGGCTGTTTCCTCTACCCCGGGGGGAATTGGTTTTATCCCCTCCGCCATGGTCGAAACCCTTCCCCGGAGTGTTAAGGTCGTCCCGATCAGAAGAATAGCAGCTCCTGTAAACGCGTCGGTTGAAAAAATCGTCGATAATGTGCAGATCCAGACAATCGATAACGATGATCTTCAGGCGATCTTTACCGGAAAGGTAAATAATTGGCAGGAGATAGGTGGTATCGATCTTCCCATCAGGCCTGTTGCCTATTCGAAAAATGCCGGAATACGGGGAGGGCTCCTTGATTTGATCCTCGGGAAAAAGGATACGATCTTGGATCAGGGGATTCTGTATGTCGATACACCGGAAGAGTTTTTCGAAACGATAGACTCATTGCCCGGGGCCATCGGCATGACCTATTGGGAGGATGTTAAGGATATCGACGACAGACCGATGCTCACCTTCGATCGTCTGGAGGTTCGGCAAAATCTCGACTGGCATTACCTGGTAGAAGCCCCTGCACGTTCAGGGAAATGGGGAGGAATATCGACCATCATCATCAATACCTTCTTTCTCATCCTTTTTACCCTCCTCTTTTCCACGCCAATCGGGGTATTGGGGGCTATTTATATGGTCGAATATGCCAAACAAGGCAGGGTTGTCCGCATACTGCGGCTGGGAACGGAAACGCTGGCGGGAATTCCATCTATTGTTTTCGGCCTTTTCGGTTTCATTTTCTTCGTCGACATGCTGGGCCTCGGCATCGGATTTATATCTGCAACCCTTACCGTGACCATGATGATTCTGCCGACCATCATACGGACAAGTGAAGAGGCGCTGAAATCGGTGCCCCTCTCCTTCAGGGAGGGAAGCCTTGCCCTGGGAGCAACAAAACTACAGACCATTGCAAAGGTCGTTGTTCCGGCGGCAACCCCCGGGATTCTCACCGGTATCATCCTTGCCGTAGGCAGGACGGTTGGAGAAACAGCGGTACTCATCTATACCCTCGGCTCAAACTACGAGCTTGTACGAGGCCCCAGTTCCTCCGCCAGGGTACTGTCCCTCCACCTCTACAATCTCTTCTCCGAAGCGATCAGCTTCGACAGAAGCTTTGCAACCGGAGCCATTCTGATTTTTATTATCCTTTTGGTAAATTACTCAACGACCTCGCTTATCGGGCGTCTTAACAAAAAAGCGGGGAAATAGCCATGGAGAGGTATAATGCTATGAATATAAGCAAAGAAACAACGGACCAGGAAAAAAAGATCAAACTTACCGTCAGGGACCTGGACCTTTTCTATGGAGATTTCCAGGCCCTGCATAAACTGAACATCGATATTGCCGAGCAGGAGGTCACCGCCCTTATCGGTCCCTCGGGATGCGGAAAATCGACCTTCATCCGTACCCTCAATAGGATGAACGACGTGATCGACGGGGTCCATATCACCGGAACGATCAGCTATGAAACGAGAGACATTTATAGGAACTATGATCCCATCGAGCTGAGGAAAAAAATCGGCATGGTCTTTCA encodes:
- a CDS encoding phosphate ABC transporter substrate-binding protein — protein: MKKISMLLVLFLAASFVLFAGGKQESGAAASASQFSGDYAFGGSTTVDPIIQAAIEEWKELYPDVHISYEGVGSSTGIKGIIAGTYSLGAASREPKDGEKAQGVEATHIALDAIAAIVNQSSVSISNISMANLASIYAGDITNWKEVGGPDAPIVVFNRDEASGTYETFEGHVMKKADKEFMASASVTTGNGDMAAKVGSTPYAIGYVGLGFTHEKGVKALTLEGIEPDVKNVYNKSYPVWRYLNVVHIGPLSQAGEVEQAFVDYLLSEDGQDIVEDLDFIRLP
- the pstC gene encoding phosphate ABC transporter permease subunit PstC; translation: MKETRRKQIEKVMEAILFIFASISVLSVIFITLFILAEGLPLFKSVRLTDFLFSTNWKPTAKEPSFGIWAFIVGSIWVTLGALIIAVPMGLAVGIFMAEMAKPRAAKIIRSGVELLAGIPSVIYGLFGFFFIAPIIRNLSNSTTGLGILTASIILAIMILPTIINITEVSIRSVPSELKEGSLALGATHWQSIVRTIIPAARSGIIAGVVLGIGRAVGETMAVLMVAGNSPIMPTGPLSHVRTLTMNIVTDLKYAEVGSLHETSLFSTGIVLFLFILIINLVVQRTLKRKLDKEGAA
- the pstA gene encoding phosphate ABC transporter permease PstA produces the protein MSPLSQTKKAHLQEGIAKGIIWFFVVLTIVILAWIILYVLYRGFVSVNHLHYQVTDATEMVATDPDHPTAPISMIIQRKVRLKDDLTSAELFEMYTKRRQPNWGDITGQNLDVELFALASESEEGAAGAEIILANRENYSKHVTLEKDGKAMIQAVSSTPGGIGFIPSAMVETLPRSVKVVPIRRIAAPVNASVEKIVDNVQIQTIDNDDLQAIFTGKVNNWQEIGGIDLPIRPVAYSKNAGIRGGLLDLILGKKDTILDQGILYVDTPEEFFETIDSLPGAIGMTYWEDVKDIDDRPMLTFDRLEVRQNLDWHYLVEAPARSGKWGGISTIIINTFFLILFTLLFSTPIGVLGAIYMVEYAKQGRVVRILRLGTETLAGIPSIVFGLFGFIFFVDMLGLGIGFISATLTVTMMILPTIIRTSEEALKSVPLSFREGSLALGATKLQTIAKVVVPAATPGILTGIILAVGRTVGETAVLIYTLGSNYELVRGPSSSARVLSLHLYNLFSEAISFDRSFATGAILIFIILLVNYSTTSLIGRLNKKAGK